Proteins encoded together in one Bombiscardovia nodaiensis window:
- a CDS encoding guanine permease, whose translation MHELFRLKENNTTVSTEVVAGITTFFAMAYIIAVNPSVLSSAGMPWGAVFIATIIAAIIGTLIMALVANVPYGVAPGVGLNAFFTFTVVKGLGFTWQETLSMVFICGIINIIVTATKLRKMIIRAIPESLQHAIGGGIGVFIAYVGLLNVGIIKFSPDKTSASGANPGLTTFNTPQTILFVIGLFITIVLLVCKFKGRWSFLNKGAFVIAIIAVTLIGIPMGVTSMAKSVNLGESFSQLPQTFLAIFTPQGFPALFSDPSKLPIVLVTIFAFSLSDTFDTIGTFVGTGRRSGIFSDDDEKALETGTGFSSKMDKALFADATATSIGALFGTSNTTTYVESASGIAAGGRTGLTSVVIAACFALSALFAPVVSAVPGAATAPVLVIVGCMMMSTFGEIKWDDLSQAIPAFFSAIFMGFSYSISYGVAAGFITYCLTMTCKGKAKEVHPIIWGVGALFILDFVLQALF comes from the coding sequence ATGCACGAGCTATTCAGGCTTAAAGAGAATAATACCACAGTTTCTACCGAGGTGGTTGCCGGCATCACCACCTTCTTTGCGATGGCCTACATCATCGCAGTCAATCCTTCGGTCCTATCCTCGGCTGGTATGCCGTGGGGGGCCGTTTTTATTGCCACTATTATCGCCGCCATCATCGGCACATTGATTATGGCGCTGGTAGCGAACGTGCCCTACGGCGTGGCTCCGGGCGTGGGGCTCAACGCCTTCTTCACTTTCACCGTGGTCAAGGGCCTGGGCTTTACCTGGCAGGAGACCCTCTCCATGGTCTTCATCTGCGGCATTATCAACATCATCGTCACGGCCACTAAGCTGCGCAAGATGATTATCCGCGCCATCCCCGAATCCCTCCAGCACGCGATCGGCGGCGGCATCGGCGTCTTCATCGCCTACGTGGGCCTCTTGAACGTGGGCATCATCAAGTTCAGCCCGGACAAGACCTCAGCTTCCGGCGCCAACCCTGGGCTCACCACCTTCAACACGCCGCAAACCATCCTCTTCGTTATCGGCCTGTTCATTACCATCGTTCTTTTGGTCTGCAAGTTCAAGGGCCGCTGGTCCTTCCTGAACAAGGGGGCGTTCGTCATCGCCATCATCGCTGTCACGCTCATCGGCATCCCCATGGGTGTCACGAGCATGGCCAAGTCGGTGAACCTGGGGGAGTCCTTCTCCCAGCTGCCGCAGACCTTCCTGGCTATCTTCACGCCCCAGGGCTTCCCGGCCCTCTTCTCCGACCCATCCAAGCTCCCGATTGTGCTGGTGACCATCTTCGCCTTCTCCCTGTCCGACACCTTCGACACGATTGGCACTTTCGTGGGCACCGGCCGCCGCTCTGGCATCTTCTCCGACGATGACGAGAAGGCGCTGGAGACCGGCACCGGTTTCTCCTCCAAGATGGACAAGGCCCTCTTCGCCGACGCGACGGCCACCTCAATTGGCGCCCTCTTCGGCACCTCCAACACCACCACCTACGTGGAGTCTGCATCAGGCATTGCGGCGGGCGGGCGGACGGGCCTGACCTCCGTGGTCATTGCCGCCTGCTTCGCGCTCTCGGCCCTCTTCGCGCCGGTCGTCTCCGCAGTTCCGGGAGCTGCCACGGCTCCGGTGCTGGTGATTGTGGGCTGCATGATGATGTCCACCTTCGGCGAGATCAAGTGGGACGACCTCTCGCAAGCTATCCCCGCCTTCTTCTCCGCCATCTTCATGGGCTTCTCCTACTCCATCTCTTACGGTGTGGCAGCTGGTTTCATCACCTACTGCCTGACCATGACCTGCAAGGGCAAAGCCAAGGAAGTTCACCCGATTATCTGGGGTGTGGGCGCCCTCTTCATCCTCGATTTCGTCCTCCAAGCCCTC
- a CDS encoding type-2 fimbrial major subunit yields the protein MRVHSMVRAAGGLIVAATVASFGLVGVASAAPSTPSFGDIDQAKKGSLIIHKHERQNGTNAVAEPDGSASISTPGIDGVKFTVFPVAGLDMTKPETWDMISTWSAPAYVDTVNASTIQLGTAPNVHGLDTAGKKEVTTAGGGLATVSDLPVGLYLVAETERPSNVVDIAQPFLVSIPFPDHGNTKGWLYDVNVYPKNGVGSIDKTVSEQTGLGLGSVASFPVTVSVPKLADNANFKYYIVHDPMDSRLKSLGVASVVLEDGTPVPAANYTATVTGQDVDLSFTQAGLTWLKAQAGKKITVTFKGVVDSLGNGVVTNQAFLYSDTDTSATPPVTPPVTPPANPPTPPESPIVHQNWGDLVISKIDSGDHATGLSGAKFEVYAAQDPYAADCSNAQSTGTALTVGSDVSFVTGADGKVKIAGLFVSDSKNAPVDATQRCYVLKEIQAPTGYVLPTGAAAFTPVAVKTGVTSGVDVTIENSKNNMPPLPLTGAAGLVVLTVAGVLLLSGALFLVIRRQTAHSGQ from the coding sequence ATGAGAGTTCATAGTATGGTGCGTGCTGCTGGGGGGCTGATAGTGGCTGCCACGGTGGCGTCGTTTGGTTTGGTGGGGGTGGCTTCGGCTGCTCCTTCGACTCCCTCGTTTGGTGATATTGATCAAGCGAAGAAGGGGTCGTTGATTATTCATAAGCATGAGCGTCAGAATGGGACGAATGCTGTGGCGGAGCCTGATGGGAGTGCGAGTATTAGTACTCCTGGTATTGATGGGGTGAAGTTCACGGTGTTCCCGGTTGCTGGTTTGGATATGACCAAGCCTGAGACGTGGGATATGATTTCAACGTGGTCGGCTCCCGCGTATGTGGATACTGTGAATGCGTCGACTATCCAGTTGGGTACGGCTCCTAATGTGCATGGGTTGGATACGGCTGGTAAGAAGGAGGTGACTACTGCTGGTGGTGGTCTGGCGACGGTGTCTGACCTGCCGGTGGGGTTGTATTTGGTGGCTGAGACTGAGCGGCCGTCGAATGTGGTGGATATTGCTCAACCGTTTTTGGTGTCGATTCCTTTTCCTGATCATGGGAATACGAAGGGTTGGCTCTATGATGTGAATGTGTACCCGAAGAATGGTGTGGGTTCTATTGATAAAACGGTGAGCGAGCAGACTGGCTTGGGTTTGGGGTCTGTGGCGTCGTTCCCGGTGACGGTGAGTGTGCCGAAGTTGGCGGATAACGCGAATTTTAAGTATTACATTGTGCATGATCCCATGGATTCGAGGTTGAAGAGTTTGGGTGTGGCTTCGGTCGTGCTGGAGGATGGTACGCCGGTGCCGGCGGCTAATTATACGGCGACGGTGACGGGCCAGGATGTGGACTTGTCGTTCACGCAGGCTGGGTTGACGTGGTTGAAAGCCCAGGCTGGTAAGAAGATTACGGTCACGTTTAAGGGTGTGGTGGACTCGCTGGGTAATGGTGTGGTCACGAACCAGGCGTTCCTGTACTCGGATACGGATACGTCCGCGACCCCTCCCGTCACCCCTCCGGTGACGCCTCCTGCGAACCCGCCCACCCCTCCGGAGAGCCCGATTGTGCACCAGAACTGGGGTGACCTGGTGATCAGCAAGATTGATTCGGGTGATCATGCGACGGGCTTGTCGGGTGCGAAGTTTGAGGTGTACGCGGCTCAAGACCCGTATGCGGCTGATTGTTCGAACGCGCAGTCCACGGGCACGGCGTTAACAGTGGGCTCGGATGTGTCGTTTGTGACGGGCGCGGATGGCAAGGTGAAGATTGCTGGCCTGTTTGTCTCGGATTCGAAGAACGCTCCGGTGGATGCCACGCAACGCTGCTACGTGCTGAAGGAGATTCAAGCACCTACCGGATACGTGCTACCCACGGGTGCGGCTGCGTTTACGCCAGTAGCGGTGAAGACTGGGGTGACTTCTGGCGTGGATGTGACCATTGAGAATAGTAAGAACAACATGCCTCCTCTACCGTTGACTGGTGCTGCTGGCCTGGTCGTACTCACCGTAGCTGGTGTCTTGCTACTGTCTGGCGCCCTGTTCCTGGTGATCCGCAGGCAGACTGCTCACTCAGGGCAGTGA